A stretch of Pseudomonas taetrolens DNA encodes these proteins:
- a CDS encoding 1,6-dihydroxycyclohexa-2,4-diene-1-carboxylate dehydrogenase, whose protein sequence is MNPRFDNKVALVTGAAQGIGRRVCERLLAEGAQVIAVDRSELVHELQGEGVLTLTADLELYTDCARVMAAGVEAFGRLDVLINNVGGTIWAKPFEHYQVEEIEAEVRRSLFPTLWCCHAALPYMLEQGSGAIVNVSSIATRSINRVPYGAAKGGVNALTACLAFENAERGIRVNATAPGGTEAPPRRIPRNAAEQSPEEKGWYQQIVDQTLDSSLMKRYGTMDEQVGAILFLASDEASYITGVTLPVGGGDLG, encoded by the coding sequence ATGAACCCTAGATTCGACAACAAAGTCGCGCTGGTGACCGGCGCCGCCCAAGGTATCGGTCGTCGTGTCTGCGAACGGCTGCTGGCTGAGGGCGCACAAGTGATCGCGGTGGATCGCTCCGAGCTGGTTCACGAGCTGCAAGGCGAGGGCGTACTGACCCTGACCGCCGACCTTGAACTCTATACGGACTGCGCACGGGTGATGGCCGCCGGGGTTGAAGCCTTTGGCCGCCTCGACGTGTTGATCAATAACGTCGGCGGTACCATCTGGGCCAAGCCCTTCGAGCATTACCAGGTCGAAGAGATCGAAGCCGAAGTGCGCCGTTCGCTGTTCCCCACGCTGTGGTGTTGCCACGCCGCGTTGCCCTACATGCTCGAACAGGGCAGCGGTGCGATCGTCAACGTGTCGTCCATCGCCACTCGCAGCATCAATCGCGTGCCTTACGGTGCAGCCAAGGGCGGCGTCAATGCGCTGACCGCCTGCCTGGCGTTCGAGAACGCCGAGCGCGGCATCCGGGTCAACGCCACGGCACCCGGCGGCACCGAGGCTCCGCCCCGGCGCATTCCGCGCAATGCCGCCGAGCAGAGCCCGGAGGAGAAGGGCTGGTATCAGCAGATCGTCGACCAGACCCTCGACAGCAGCCTGATGAAGCGCTACGGCACCATGGACGAACAGGTCGGCGCGATTCTGTTTCTGGCCAGTGACGAAGCGTCCTATATCACCGGCGTGACCCTGCCGGTCGGCGGCGGTGATCTCGGCTGA
- the benC gene encoding benzoate 1,2-dioxygenase electron transfer component BenC — protein sequence MSFQIALNFEDGVTRFIEATGNETVADAAYRQGINIPLDCRDGACGTCKCFAEAGRYELGDDFIEDALSDDEVQQGYVLTCQMRAASDCVLRVPASSTVCKTQQASFEASISDIRQLSESTIALSIKGESLSSLAFLPGQYVNLQVPGSEQTRAYSFSSLQKGGEVSFLIRNVPGGLMSSFLTGIAKAGDNMTLAGPLGSFYLRQIDRPLLLLAGGTGLAPFTAMLEKIAEQGSPHPVHLIYGVTNDFDLVELDRLQALSALIPNFSFSACVANPQSQHPLKGYVTQHIEPTHLNEGDVDVYLCGPPPMVEAVSLYIREQGITPAHFYYEKFAASAA from the coding sequence ATGAGCTTTCAGATCGCGCTCAACTTTGAAGACGGGGTGACCCGATTCATCGAAGCCACTGGCAACGAAACCGTGGCCGACGCTGCCTATCGCCAGGGCATCAATATTCCGCTGGACTGCCGTGATGGCGCCTGCGGTACCTGCAAATGTTTCGCTGAAGCCGGTCGCTACGAACTGGGTGACGACTTCATCGAAGACGCCCTCAGCGACGACGAGGTTCAGCAAGGTTATGTGCTGACCTGCCAGATGCGCGCCGCCAGCGATTGTGTGTTGCGTGTGCCGGCTTCATCCACGGTGTGCAAGACTCAGCAGGCCAGTTTCGAAGCCTCCATCAGCGATATACGACAGTTGTCTGAAAGCACCATCGCGCTGTCGATCAAGGGCGAGTCGTTGAGCAGCCTGGCATTCTTGCCGGGGCAATACGTCAACCTGCAGGTGCCGGGCAGCGAGCAGACCCGCGCCTATTCGTTCAGCAGCCTGCAAAAGGGTGGCGAAGTCAGCTTCTTGATTCGCAATGTCCCGGGCGGCCTGATGAGCAGCTTCCTGACCGGTATCGCCAAAGCCGGCGACAACATGACCCTGGCCGGGCCCTTGGGCAGCTTTTACCTGCGTCAGATTGATCGCCCGCTGCTGCTGCTGGCTGGCGGCACAGGGCTGGCGCCGTTCACGGCGATGCTCGAAAAAATTGCCGAGCAGGGCAGCCCGCACCCGGTGCATTTGATCTACGGCGTGACCAACGACTTCGACCTTGTGGAGCTGGACCGCCTGCAAGCCTTGAGCGCTCTCATTCCCAATTTCAGTTTCAGTGCCTGCGTGGCCAACCCGCAGAGCCAGCATCCGCTCAAGGGCTATGTCACCCAGCACATCGAGCCGACCCATCTCAATGAGGGTGACGTCGACGTGTACCTGTGCGGGCCACCGCCGATGGTGGAAGCGGTCAGCCTGTATATCCGCGAGCAAGGCATTACCCCGGCCCACTTCTACTACGAGAAGTTCGCTGCCTCAGCTGCTTGA
- the benB gene encoding benzoate 1,2-dioxygenase small subunit: MSTSHDIVRDFLYREARYLDDGQWDQWLELYASDATYWMPSWDDNDTLTEDPQSEISLIWYGNRGGLEDRIFRIKTERSSATMPDTRTSHNLSNIEIVEEADGLCHVRFNWHTLSFRYKTTDSYFGTSFYTLDMRGPQPLIKAKKVVLKNDYVRQVIDIYHI, translated from the coding sequence ATGAGTACTTCCCATGACATCGTGCGTGACTTCCTGTACCGCGAAGCGCGTTATCTGGACGACGGCCAGTGGGACCAGTGGCTGGAGCTGTATGCCAGCGACGCCACTTACTGGATGCCTTCCTGGGATGACAACGACACGCTGACCGAAGACCCGCAGAGCGAAATCTCGCTGATCTGGTACGGCAACCGTGGTGGCCTGGAAGATCGTATCTTCCGGATCAAGACCGAGCGCTCCAGTGCGACCATGCCTGACACCCGCACCTCACACAATCTGAGCAATATCGAGATCGTCGAGGAGGCCGATGGACTGTGCCACGTGCGTTTCAACTGGCACACCCTGAGCTTCCGTTACAAGACCACGGACAGTTACTTCGGGACCAGCTTCTACACCCTTGACATGCGTGGTCCCCAGCCACTGATCAAGGCCAAGAAAGTGGTGCTGAAAAACGATTATGTCCGTCAAGTCATCGACATCTACCACATCTGA
- the benA gene encoding benzoate 1,2-dioxygenase large subunit — protein MSLGIDYLNAMLEEDKEKGVHRCKREMFTDPRLFDLEMKHIFEGNWIYLAHESQIPNINDFLTTTIGRQPIFIARNKAGELNAFLNACSHRGAMLCRHKTGNRSSYTCPFHGWTFNNSGKLLKVKDPSEAGYPEGFNCEGSHDLTKVARFESYRGFLFGSLNPDVTSLAEHLGESAKIIDMIVDQSPEGLEVLRGSSSYIYEGNWKLAAENGADGYHVSSVHWNYAATQNQRALREAGEEIKTMSAGSWAKSGGGFYSFDNGHLLLWTRWANPEDRPAYERRDELARDFGKARADWMIENSRNLCLYPNVYLMDQFSSQIRIARPISVDKTEITIYCIAPKGESSEARTKRIRQYEDFFNVSGMATPDDLEEFRSCQTGYGAGRGWNDMSRGATHWVEGADEAAKEIDLKPLLSGVRTEDEGLFVLQHKYWQEVMLKADAAEQELIPVEAVQ, from the coding sequence ATGTCCCTGGGAATCGATTACTTGAATGCCATGCTTGAGGAAGACAAGGAGAAGGGCGTCCACCGCTGCAAGCGGGAAATGTTCACGGATCCTCGTCTTTTCGACCTTGAAATGAAACACATCTTCGAGGGCAACTGGATCTACCTGGCGCACGAAAGCCAGATCCCCAATATCAACGACTTTTTGACCACCACCATCGGGCGCCAGCCGATCTTCATCGCGCGCAACAAGGCCGGTGAGTTGAATGCGTTCCTCAATGCCTGCAGCCACCGGGGTGCGATGTTGTGCCGGCACAAGACCGGCAACCGTTCCAGCTATACCTGCCCGTTCCACGGCTGGACGTTCAACAACAGTGGCAAGCTGCTCAAGGTCAAGGATCCGAGCGAAGCCGGCTACCCTGAAGGCTTCAATTGTGAAGGCTCCCACGATCTGACCAAGGTCGCGCGTTTTGAATCCTATCGCGGCTTTTTGTTCGGCAGCCTGAACCCGGACGTGACCTCGCTCGCCGAGCACCTGGGCGAGTCGGCGAAGATCATTGACATGATCGTCGACCAGTCGCCGGAGGGCCTGGAAGTCCTGCGCGGTTCCAGCTCGTATATCTACGAGGGTAACTGGAAACTCGCCGCCGAGAATGGCGCCGATGGCTACCACGTCAGCTCCGTGCACTGGAATTACGCGGCGACTCAAAACCAGCGCGCGTTGCGTGAAGCCGGCGAAGAAATCAAAACCATGAGCGCTGGCAGCTGGGCCAAGAGCGGCGGTGGTTTCTATTCCTTCGACAATGGCCATTTGTTGCTCTGGACCCGTTGGGCCAACCCTGAAGACCGTCCGGCCTATGAGCGTCGCGATGAGCTGGCCCGCGATTTCGGCAAGGCCCGTGCTGACTGGATGATCGAGAACTCGCGCAACCTGTGCCTGTACCCGAACGTTTACCTGATGGACCAGTTCAGTTCGCAAATCCGTATCGCCCGGCCGATCTCTGTCGACAAGACCGAAATCACCATTTACTGCATCGCACCCAAGGGCGAGAGCAGTGAAGCCCGTACCAAGCGTATTCGCCAGTACGAAGACTTTTTCAATGTCAGTGGCATGGCCACCCCGGATGACCTTGAGGAGTTCCGCTCCTGCCAGACTGGCTACGGTGCCGGCCGCGGCTGGAACGACATGTCTCGCGGCGCGACTCACTGGGTCGAGGGGGCCGACGAGGCCGCCAAAGAGATCGATCTCAAACCGTTGTTGTCAGGTGTGCGTACCGAAGATGAGGGCCTGTTCGTGCTGCAACACAAGTACTGGCAGGAAGTGATGCTCAAGGCCGATGCCGCCGAGCAGGAACTGATCCCCGTGGAGGCCGTGCAATGA
- a CDS encoding AraC family transcriptional regulator, translating to MDSRLLSERSSVFRHADPHAVSDYVNQHVGQHCIGLSRTTRPEASLNHRKFAELDLCRISYGGSVRVTSPALESIFHLQVLLRGNCLWRGPKREHYLVPGELLLINPDDPVDLTYSQDCEKFILKLPVTVLESVCDEQRWKRPAGGVRFLRNHYQLDELEGFLGLLAMVCQESEAIDPLLRVQEHYTQIVGSKLLTLMTTNITRECLASPSASIERILDYIERNLKQDLGAEDLAAQARMSQRSLYVLFERELGVTPLQYVRQRKLERIHSCLSDPSCSVRSLTELALDYGFLHLGRFSDSYRQQFGELPSNTLKRRH from the coding sequence ATGGATAGCCGCCTGCTGAGTGAGCGCAGTAGCGTGTTCCGACACGCAGACCCCCATGCCGTGTCTGACTATGTGAACCAGCATGTCGGCCAGCATTGTATCGGCCTGTCCAGGACCACCCGTCCCGAGGCCAGCCTCAACCACCGCAAATTTGCCGAGCTTGACCTGTGCCGTATCAGCTACGGCGGCAGTGTGCGTGTGACGTCGCCAGCCCTGGAAAGCATCTTCCACCTGCAGGTGCTGCTGCGTGGCAATTGCCTGTGGCGCGGCCCCAAGCGCGAGCACTATCTGGTGCCGGGCGAGCTGTTGCTGATCAACCCGGATGATCCGGTCGACCTGACCTACTCGCAGGATTGCGAAAAATTCATCCTCAAGCTGCCGGTCACGGTGCTCGAATCGGTCTGCGACGAGCAGCGCTGGAAACGCCCGGCCGGCGGTGTGCGCTTTTTGCGCAACCATTACCAGCTTGATGAGCTGGAGGGATTCCTCGGCCTGCTCGCGATGGTCTGTCAGGAATCCGAGGCCATCGACCCGCTGTTGCGGGTGCAGGAACACTACACGCAGATTGTCGGCAGCAAACTGTTGACGCTCATGACCACCAACATCACCCGCGAATGCCTGGCGTCGCCGAGCGCCAGCATCGAGCGCATCCTTGATTACATCGAGCGCAACCTGAAACAGGACCTCGGTGCCGAAGACCTGGCGGCGCAAGCCCGCATGAGCCAGCGTTCCTTGTATGTGCTGTTCGAGCGGGAACTGGGCGTGACCCCGTTGCAGTATGTCCGCCAGCGCAAGCTGGAGCGGATCCACAGTTGCCTGAGCGATCCGAGCTGTTCAGTGCGCAGCCTCACCGAGCTGGCCCTGGACTACGGTTTTCTGCACCTCGGGCGCTTTTCTGACAGCTATCGCCAGCAATTTGGCGAGCTCCCTTCCAATACCCTCAAACGCCGCCACTGA
- a CDS encoding amidohydrolase produces MFMRLRPAPLYLALFSALTATTSQAADPAWVDPAVASVNQDVIALRHTIHQHPELGNLEFKTAALVAEQLKALNIDVRTQVGKTGVVGVLKGGLPGPVVALRADMDALPVKELTGLSFASKASGIRQGKTVPVMHACGHDTHTAMLLGAAKVLAQHRDQVRGTVVFLFQPAEEGAADVDEFQSDTLIGAQAMIRDGALDSPKVEAIFGVHVMAGYPTGHLYYKAGTVLNSSDAFRISLKGRQTHGSAPWSGVDPIVASSAVIGGLQTLVSRRVDLSQGMGVISVGTLNGGSAANIIPETVEMTGTIRSNNATIRDTLLKEMPPMVQGISNAYGTEAKLVVANIAPVTRNDPSLTEAMIPALERAAPGKVHALTSSLSPSEDFSYYAQKVPGLFVFLGATPEDQDMSKAANNHSPYFTADDATLATGVKAHVQFVLNYPDRADKS; encoded by the coding sequence ATGTTTATGCGTCTACGCCCTGCCCCTTTGTACCTTGCGTTGTTCAGCGCACTGACGGCCACCACCAGCCAGGCGGCCGATCCTGCCTGGGTCGATCCAGCGGTTGCGTCGGTCAATCAGGACGTTATCGCCCTGCGCCACACAATTCATCAGCACCCCGAACTGGGTAACCTGGAGTTCAAGACCGCGGCCCTGGTGGCCGAACAGCTCAAGGCCCTGAACATCGACGTGCGCACCCAGGTCGGCAAGACCGGTGTCGTCGGTGTCCTCAAGGGCGGCCTGCCCGGCCCGGTCGTGGCCCTGCGCGCCGACATGGACGCCCTGCCCGTCAAGGAGCTGACGGGGCTGTCTTTTGCCAGCAAGGCCAGCGGCATACGCCAGGGTAAAACGGTCCCGGTGATGCATGCCTGCGGTCACGACACCCATACCGCGATGTTGCTGGGCGCAGCCAAGGTGCTGGCCCAACACCGCGATCAAGTGCGAGGCACAGTGGTGTTTTTGTTTCAGCCCGCCGAAGAGGGGGCTGCCGACGTGGACGAATTCCAGAGCGATACGCTGATTGGTGCGCAAGCCATGATCCGCGATGGCGCGCTGGACTCGCCCAAGGTTGAAGCCATCTTCGGCGTACACGTGATGGCGGGCTATCCGACCGGCCACCTGTATTACAAAGCCGGCACCGTGCTCAACAGCAGCGACGCCTTCCGCATCAGCCTCAAGGGCCGGCAGACCCATGGCTCGGCGCCCTGGAGCGGGGTTGACCCGATAGTCGCCAGCTCGGCGGTGATTGGCGGCCTGCAGACGCTGGTCAGCCGACGTGTCGACCTCAGCCAGGGCATGGGCGTCATCAGCGTTGGCACCCTCAATGGCGGCTCTGCAGCCAACATCATCCCCGAAACCGTGGAAATGACCGGGACCATTCGCAGCAACAACGCGACTATCCGCGATACCCTCCTGAAAGAAATGCCGCCAATGGTCCAGGGCATCTCCAACGCCTATGGCACTGAAGCGAAACTGGTAGTGGCCAATATTGCGCCGGTCACGCGCAATGACCCGAGCCTGACCGAAGCCATGATCCCGGCGCTGGAACGGGCGGCCCCGGGCAAAGTGCACGCGCTGACCTCTTCCCTGTCCCCCAGCGAGGACTTCTCGTATTACGCACAAAAAGTCCCGGGGCTGTTCGTGTTTCTGGGAGCTACCCCCGAGGACCAGGACATGAGCAAGGCTGCAAACAATCACAGCCCCTACTTCACCGCCGACGATGCAACCCTGGCCACCGGGGTTAAGGCCCATGTGCAGTTCGTGCTGAACTACCCGGACCGCGCTGACAAGTCATGA
- the alr gene encoding alanine racemase, which yields MPFSRTLLALSLGMALLQNPAFAAPPLSMTDGVAQVNTQDSNAWVEINKAAFEHNIRTLQTALAGKSQICAVLKADAYGHGIGLLMPSVIAMGVPCVGVASNEEARVVRESGFKGQLIRVRTAALSELEAALPYNMEELVGNLDFAVKASLIAEDHGRPLVVHLGLNSSGMSRNGVDMTTAQGRRDAVAITKVPNLEVRAIMTHFAVEDAADVRAGLKAFNQQAQWLMNVAQLDRSKITLHAANSFATLEVPESHLDMVRPGGALFGDTVPSHTEYKRVMQFKSHVASVNSYPKGNTVGYDRTYTLGRDSRLANITVGYSDGYRRAFTNKGIVLINGHRVPVVGKVSMNTLMVDVTDAPDVKSGDEVVLFGHQGKAEITQAEIEDINGALLADLYTVWGNSNPKILKDQ from the coding sequence ATGCCCTTCTCCCGTACCCTGCTCGCCCTTTCCCTTGGCATGGCATTGCTGCAAAACCCGGCCTTTGCTGCGCCACCCCTGTCGATGACCGACGGCGTAGCTCAAGTGAATACCCAGGACAGCAATGCCTGGGTCGAAATCAATAAAGCCGCGTTCGAGCACAACATACGGACTCTGCAAACCGCCCTCGCCGGCAAGTCGCAGATCTGCGCCGTACTCAAGGCGGATGCCTATGGCCACGGTATCGGCTTGTTGATGCCCTCGGTGATCGCCATGGGTGTTCCCTGTGTCGGTGTCGCCAGCAACGAAGAAGCCCGCGTCGTGCGCGAGAGCGGTTTCAAGGGTCAACTGATACGCGTGCGCACCGCTGCCCTGAGCGAACTGGAAGCTGCACTGCCGTACAACATGGAAGAGCTGGTGGGCAACCTGGACTTCGCGGTCAAGGCCAGCCTGATTGCCGAGGATCACGGTCGCCCGCTGGTGGTGCACCTGGGTCTGAATTCCAGCGGCATGAGCCGTAACGGAGTGGACATGACCACCGCTCAGGGCCGTCGTGATGCGGTAGCTATCACCAAGGTGCCAAACCTGGAAGTGCGGGCGATCATGACCCACTTCGCGGTCGAAGATGCTGCCGACGTGCGTGCCGGGCTCAAGGCCTTCAATCAGCAAGCCCAATGGCTGATGAACGTGGCCCAGCTTGATCGCAGCAAGATCACCCTGCACGCGGCCAACTCGTTCGCCACACTGGAGGTGCCCGAATCGCATCTGGACATGGTCCGCCCCGGCGGCGCGCTGTTCGGCGACACCGTACCGTCCCACACCGAGTACAAGCGGGTCATGCAGTTCAAGTCCCACGTGGCGTCGGTCAACAGCTACCCCAAGGGCAACACCGTCGGTTATGACCGCACGTACACCCTGGGCCGCGACTCGCGGCTGGCCAACATCACCGTCGGCTACTCTGACGGCTACCGCCGCGCGTTTACCAATAAAGGGATTGTGCTGATCAACGGCCATCGCGTGCCAGTGGTGGGCAAAGTCTCGATGAACACCCTGATGGTGGACGTCACTGACGCGCCGGATGTGAAAAGCGGCGATGAAGTGGTGCTGTTCGGGCACCAGGGCAAGGCCGAGATTACCCAGGCTGAGATCGAAGACATCAACGGTGCACTGCTTGCGGATCTGTATACCGTGTGGGGCAATTCCAACCCTAAAATCCTGAAAGATCAGTAA
- a CDS encoding avidin/streptavidin family protein: MSTHSLADGLVFPMHRGPFQNNGASPWYATVTVGTPPQPLKLAIDTGTHITWVSSTLCPPDQCQHFAGNRFDYLASRTFAFRDSTQHPFSFGPWGTMQVEYGADVVTMPNGAALEMELFLAAHYAGKQFRQLDWDGGIGLPSSAPDLESHPSLLFQALLENGQINPDQPYVSFDWDPLTRRGSCRMGAVEASKIQGPHVFLPWSPYLAQPGMEYIWSTELNSYSVNGETLATDISFALDSGSSRFKGDDRLMRQTLERITHGGDSQVVLGFADGEITLGPDQYNVLIEEGPEHGQTRPQFEPIGLPDLVLVGSLVMEHCYTVYEYRVVAGRSHGHSLEPVGIWLFNRPDGPRIISRSSSRRFTPGLPAKRPIPPDSAGSVAGTWKNDYGSMMTLSVSGNRVSGLYQSSTGATGTYEVSGFQLGTDPAHNLGRPVALAIGWQTIDKTPAVPSRNWSSGLCGQISVIGTEEVLTLSHLLVASSDFPGVFNQGNYIDKLVYRRSPPLPNATATVVVPRRSTTKNPLSGNWKAADGTRLKLTVDAAGPDLPGRVHGYLSSAQGQTEVCGFTDISASASDLTLQSVSINAVQASSVMSLCGALNLKDDVLNLLILTSAPTPPTQTYVQTQIAPIAFKRKPR, from the coding sequence ATGAGTACACATTCCTTGGCGGACGGGCTGGTGTTTCCCATGCACCGCGGCCCCTTCCAGAACAACGGCGCCTCACCGTGGTACGCCACCGTCACCGTGGGCACCCCACCTCAACCGCTGAAGCTGGCGATCGACACCGGCACCCACATCACCTGGGTGTCGTCGACACTTTGCCCGCCTGACCAATGCCAGCATTTCGCGGGCAATCGCTTTGATTACCTGGCCTCCCGGACCTTTGCCTTCAGAGACAGCACGCAGCACCCGTTCAGCTTCGGCCCCTGGGGCACGATGCAGGTGGAGTACGGGGCCGACGTGGTGACGATGCCCAATGGTGCCGCACTGGAGATGGAGCTGTTTCTGGCGGCCCATTACGCGGGCAAGCAGTTTCGCCAACTGGACTGGGACGGCGGAATCGGCCTGCCCTCGAGCGCCCCTGACCTTGAAAGTCATCCATCACTGCTGTTCCAGGCGTTGCTGGAAAATGGACAGATCAACCCGGACCAACCCTATGTCAGTTTCGACTGGGACCCGCTGACCCGTCGCGGCAGTTGCCGGATGGGCGCCGTGGAGGCGTCGAAAATCCAGGGCCCCCATGTGTTCCTGCCGTGGTCGCCGTACCTCGCGCAACCCGGCATGGAATACATCTGGTCGACTGAACTGAACAGCTACTCGGTCAACGGCGAAACCCTGGCGACCGATATCAGCTTTGCCCTGGACTCCGGCTCCTCCCGATTCAAGGGCGATGACCGGTTGATGCGGCAAACCCTGGAACGCATTACCCACGGAGGGGATTCGCAGGTCGTCCTCGGTTTTGCCGACGGCGAGATCACTCTGGGGCCCGATCAGTACAATGTGCTGATTGAAGAAGGACCGGAGCACGGTCAGACACGTCCGCAGTTCGAGCCGATTGGCCTGCCCGATCTGGTGCTGGTCGGCTCGCTGGTGATGGAGCATTGCTACACGGTTTACGAGTACCGGGTCGTCGCGGGCAGGTCGCACGGCCATTCACTCGAACCCGTCGGCATCTGGCTGTTCAATCGCCCCGACGGCCCCCGGATCATCAGCCGTTCTTCGTCACGCCGTTTCACCCCCGGCTTGCCAGCCAAGCGGCCAATCCCGCCCGACTCTGCAGGGTCGGTGGCCGGTACCTGGAAAAACGACTACGGCTCGATGATGACCCTCAGCGTTTCCGGCAATCGGGTGAGCGGTCTTTATCAGTCCTCGACCGGGGCCACCGGAACCTATGAAGTGAGCGGATTCCAACTGGGTACCGACCCGGCGCACAACCTGGGACGGCCCGTGGCCCTCGCCATCGGCTGGCAAACCATAGACAAGACACCGGCCGTCCCCAGCAGGAACTGGTCATCCGGGCTGTGCGGCCAGATCAGCGTCATCGGCACTGAAGAAGTGCTGACGCTCTCACATTTGCTGGTGGCGAGCAGCGACTTCCCGGGGGTGTTCAACCAGGGTAACTACATCGACAAACTGGTCTATCGGCGTTCCCCACCCCTACCCAACGCAACCGCGACTGTTGTCGTACCCCGACGATCCACGACGAAGAACCCCTTGAGCGGCAACTGGAAAGCCGCAGACGGGACACGCCTGAAACTGACTGTCGACGCTGCCGGGCCAGACCTGCCGGGCCGGGTCCACGGCTATCTAAGCTCCGCACAGGGCCAGACCGAGGTCTGCGGCTTCACCGACATCAGTGCTTCGGCCAGCGACCTGACCTTGCAGTCCGTGAGCATCAACGCCGTGCAGGCTTCGAGCGTCATGTCTTTGTGCGGCGCGCTGAACCTCAAGGATGACGTTCTGAATCTGCTGATTCTTACCAGTGCGCCGACGCCCCCCACGCAAACCTATGTGCAAACGCAAATTGCCCCGATCGCGTTCAAGCGCAAGCCTCGCTAG
- a CDS encoding LysR family transcriptional regulator, protein MFDPQLLRSFVAVVDCANFTRAAERLHLTQSTVSQQVRRLEQGLDCKLLDRDQRRVQATAEGERLLGYARRILALHEEASDVLLHQQNEEVLRLGVPEDFAAERLMPLLSRFGLEHSSVRLEVTSGLGPELTRLYRRGEFDLLLVKQMGASDDCLVSWPEPLCWVDSDSTPALGRDPLPLVTFPVGGLYRHEMLYHLEVNDWRWRIGYSSSSLASVCAAVAAGLGISLLPVRVVGTGHRILAAGSGLPDIQGVRLALYARSGLSRAGKELVQQLRELCQASCSEASEACA, encoded by the coding sequence GTGTTCGACCCCCAGTTGTTACGCAGCTTTGTCGCGGTGGTGGATTGCGCCAACTTCACCCGGGCCGCGGAACGCCTGCACCTCACACAATCCACCGTCAGCCAGCAAGTGCGGCGCCTTGAACAGGGCCTGGATTGCAAGTTGCTCGACCGGGATCAGCGCCGGGTGCAGGCGACGGCCGAGGGCGAACGGCTGTTGGGTTACGCCCGGCGCATCCTGGCCCTGCATGAAGAGGCGAGTGATGTACTGCTCCACCAGCAAAACGAAGAGGTGTTGCGCCTTGGGGTTCCGGAGGACTTTGCCGCCGAGCGCCTGATGCCTTTGCTGTCACGCTTTGGCCTGGAGCATTCGAGTGTGCGCCTGGAGGTCACCAGTGGTCTCGGGCCAGAGTTGACCCGGCTCTATCGGCGGGGTGAGTTCGACCTGTTGCTGGTCAAGCAGATGGGAGCCAGCGACGATTGCCTGGTGTCCTGGCCGGAACCGCTGTGCTGGGTTGACAGCGACAGCACGCCAGCCCTGGGCCGGGATCCGTTGCCTTTGGTGACGTTCCCGGTCGGCGGATTGTATCGTCACGAAATGCTGTATCACCTGGAGGTCAATGACTGGCGCTGGCGCATTGGTTATTCAAGTTCAAGCCTGGCCAGTGTGTGCGCCGCCGTGGCCGCCGGGCTGGGTATCAGTTTGTTGCCGGTGCGGGTGGTGGGCACCGGGCACCGGATACTCGCGGCCGGCAGCGGCTTGCCGGATATTCAGGGGGTGCGTCTGGCGCTGTATGCGCGCAGTGGCCTGAGCCGGGCAGGCAAGGAGCTCGTGCAGCAGTTGCGTGAGCTGTGCCAGGCCAGTTGCAGCGAGGCTAGCGAGGCTTGCGCTTGA
- a CDS encoding nucleoside deaminase has product MHDDQHYLQHAITLARRNVEAGGRPFAALLVRDGQVLVEAVNEIHLSQDPTAHAELLAIRAASRQLGARLDDCVIYATGQPCPMCLSALYLCGIARVVFAASNESAAAFGLSTAAIYEQISLPLKDQRLPIQHVPQASMTALYHDWQARHAGH; this is encoded by the coding sequence ATGCACGACGATCAACACTACCTGCAGCATGCGATCACCTTGGCCCGACGCAATGTCGAAGCCGGTGGCCGACCGTTCGCTGCGCTGCTGGTACGCGACGGCCAGGTGCTGGTCGAGGCCGTCAACGAAATCCACCTCAGTCAGGACCCCACCGCCCATGCCGAATTGCTGGCGATTCGTGCGGCGAGCCGGCAACTGGGGGCACGCCTGGATGACTGCGTGATTTATGCCACCGGCCAGCCCTGCCCGATGTGCTTGAGCGCCCTGTATTTATGCGGTATCGCCCGCGTGGTGTTTGCCGCCAGTAACGAAAGCGCTGCCGCGTTCGGCCTGTCGACGGCAGCCATCTACGAACAGATCAGCCTGCCCCTGAAGGACCAGCGCCTGCCGATACAGCATGTGCCCCAGGCCAGCATGACCGCGCTCTATCACGACTGGCAGGCCCGCCATGCCGGTCACTGA